ACGTGCTCAACGACATCTATTGCTGAGACCACATGAAACTCAGAATCAATGAAAGGGATCTTTAGAATGGATGCCTCGACTATACGGGATTTAACCTTGGTTGGAGCCATCTCTATGGCCGCCCTCGAGATCTCTATTCCATAGGCATCTATTCCCAGATCTAAGAGCTCCTTGATCATGCTTCCTGTCCCACATCCGATGTCCAACCATTTAACACTTTCAGGCGATTTTAGCGCTCCTAATTTATGTAAGATGAACTTTGCCATGTGCTTTTTTGGATAAGCTTTCATATCACGATAATATTCTTCGTTGTAATCGAGCTTAAATTTCCTACTAGGCATGTCGATCACCTAAGCGGTTGATTATGCTCAGCATTTCATTCATATGGCTGCTCAGGTTATATCGCCTAGTTACCTCCCAACACTTCATTCCCAAGCTAAGGGGATCACCTCTCATTATCTCGTTTATTCTCTCAACCCACATACTAGTGCTGTGTTTAGGAAGGCATAAGCTCTCTCTTAGGTCGAAGGGCATCAACTCGCATACACCCGATGTGTCTGCCACTAATACGGGGGTCCCCACGGACATTGACTCCATAGCACTCATATTGAAGTTCTCGTGTCCCGGGTAAACGAATAGGTTAGCGTTTTTCAGCAGATTAGTGACTTCTCTATCAGAGGGAGAGAGCACTACCCTTACCTCCCTCCCTCTCTTGATTAGATCTCTATAGAGCTCCAGTATTCTTCGAAAATTAGGATTCATTTTATTACCATAGCCAGCTATTACGATTTTCCACTTGACTAATCTTGCTATTTTAGCGAGATTTATGAATGCTTCATGGTCAATCCTCCCCAAGATGATTATGTAGCCCTCCCTCTCGGTCCTAATCTCTCTCCTGTCGAGTGGGACATTCACAGTGGGATAGAGAACTCTGACCTTCGAGAGGATACCGCGGCAATGAATCTGTTTTAATTTGTTGAGTGAGGATATGCTGTTAACAAGAACCATATCAATCCGCTTGAGTATATCCTTCTCTGCTCTCATCATTAGAGCCTTATTACTAGAGAGTATATAGCCTAGGATAGATCCTGTAAGCGAGTATGAATGGGGATCATGGAGGTAGAGTATCTTAATTGATCGTGTAAGGGCCTTATGTCTCCTTATGATGATTGCGGAGGGTAGATTATGGAGGATCAGATACCTATAACGGTCTAACAAGTTCATCCGCTGGAATGGGAGTATTCCATGGAAAATCCTTCCGAAGATTTCGTCGCCAAAAAAATATAGTGGTTTGATTCCCCTTTCCTCGAATAAGGGCCATTCGTCTCTGCTCCTAACGATAGAGGCTATGGACGCGTTGAAGCCCTCCCTTCTCAACATCTCGGTCTCGGAAATAGCTACCCTTGCCACCCCACCTGGCTGAGTAGAATGAATTATCGACAGGATCGAGGCATGGTCCACACGCTTTCACGTACTTTACTTTTTAAAAAGGGTACCAGCC
The Thermoproteota archaeon genome window above contains:
- a CDS encoding glycosyltransferase family 4 protein; translated protein: MARVAISETEMLRREGFNASIASIVRSRDEWPLFEERGIKPLYFFGDEIFGRIFHGILPFQRMNLLDRYRYLILHNLPSAIIIRRHKALTRSIKILYLHDPHSYSLTGSILGYILSSNKALMMRAEKDILKRIDMVLVNSISSLNKLKQIHCRGILSKVRVLYPTVNVPLDRREIRTEREGYIIILGRIDHEAFINLAKIARLVKWKIVIAGYGNKMNPNFRRILELYRDLIKRGREVRVVLSPSDREVTNLLKNANLFVYPGHENFNMSAMESMSVGTPVLVADTSGVCELMPFDLRESLCLPKHSTSMWVERINEIMRGDPLSLGMKCWEVTRRYNLSSHMNEMLSIINRLGDRHA